A region of Dioscorea cayenensis subsp. rotundata cultivar TDr96_F1 chromosome 5, TDr96_F1_v2_PseudoChromosome.rev07_lg8_w22 25.fasta, whole genome shotgun sequence DNA encodes the following proteins:
- the LOC120260657 gene encoding hydroquinone glucosyltransferase-like, translated as MADLKRTHIVMLCSPGVGHFIPIFELAKHLAHHDDLTITIITTQPITSIPDSYQTIINSLQSDIHLLSFPSPPYHSLPESAKDESRIMFSISHNLPRLRELLRSLASSDNPPVALFVDLFGVDAFDVAMEFKIHPYIFSTSSCFALRFGLHLPKLDDVLTGEFQDFLEPLRLPGCPPISPKDMPDFMLDRGNTAYLSFVRIFKRYVEAKGILVNSFEELEPVAMKALKDDEDVPLVYTVGPLVRTCLTGVVNGAGCLTWLDKQPLGSVLYVSFGSGGTLTREQMKELALGLEMSKQRFLWVVKTPHESKPSAAYFGGQTPESITSLEFLPDGFLARTEGLGLVVPAWAPQVEVLGHASVAGFMSHCGWNSILESILHGVPMLAWPLYAEQNLNALMIVDGLKVALRPQVGDNGLVTRDEVCRVIKCLMEGMEGKELRERMKQLSVAATKAVAEDGSSFKSISKLALDLKIL; from the coding sequence ATGGCGGATCTCAAACGCACTCACATCGTCATGCTCTGCAGCCCCGGCGTCGGCCACTTCATCCCCATCTTCGAGCTCGCCAAGCACCTCGCTCACCACGACGAcctcaccatcaccatcatcaccaccCAACCCATCACCTCCATCCCTGACTCCTACCAAACCATCATCAACTCCCTCCAGTCTGATATCCACCTCCTCTCCTTCCCCTCTCCTCCCTATCACTCCCTCCCCGAATCAGCCAAAGACGAATCCCGCATCATGTTCAGCATTTCCCACAACCTCCCTCGCCTCCGTGAACTCCTCCGTTCCCTTGCTTCCTCCGACAACCCTCCCGTGGCTCTCTTCGTCGACCTTTTCGGCGTCGACGCGTTCGACGTCGCCATGGAGTTCAAAATCCATCCATACATCTTCAGCACCAGCTCTTGCTTCGCCTTACGCTTTGGTCTTCATCTTCCCAAGCTCGATGACGTGCTGACCGGCGAGTTCCAAGACTTTCTAGAGCCACTGAGACTGCCGGGGTGCCCCCCGATCTCTCCGAAGGACATGCCGGATTTTATGCTGGACAGAGGAAACACAGCTTACCTGAGCTTTGTCCGTATTTTTAAAAGGTACGTTGAAGCGAAAGGGATTCTAGTGAATAGCTTTGAAGAATTGGAGCCTGTGGCCATGAAAGCTttgaaagatgatgaagatgtgcCTCTTGTGTACACTGTTGGGCCTCTAGTGAGGACTTGCTTGACAGGAGTCGTTAACGGCGCTGGGTGCTTGACATGGTTGGACAAACAGCCGCTTGGCTCTGTTCTCTATGTCTCATTTGGCAGTGGTGGCACGCTCACCAGAGAGCAGATGAAGGAGTTGGCCTTGGGTCTGGAGATGAGCAAGCAGAGATTCTTGTGGGTGGTCAAGACCCCTCATGAGAGCAAGCCCAGTGCTGCTTACTTTGGTGGTCAAACACCTGAGAGTATTACTTCTCTGGAGTTTTTGCCTGATGGGTTCCTTGCAAGAACTGAAGGTTTGGGTCTTGTTGTCCCTGCCTGGGCTCCTCAGGTGGAAGTGCTGGGTCATGCTTCTGTTGCTGGGTTTATGAGTCACTGTGGTTGGAATTCCATCCTGGAGAGCATTTTGCATGGAGTGCCAATGTTGGCTTGGCCATTGTATGCTGAGCAGAATCTCAATGCACTGATGATTGTGGATGGTTTGAAGGTGGCTTTGAGGCCTCAAGTTGGAGATAATGGCTTGGTAACAAGGGATGAAGTATGTAGGGTGATCAAGTGTTTGATGGAGGGGATGGAAGGTAAAGAATTGAGAGAGAGGATGAAACAGCTGAGTGTTGCAGCCACCAAGGCTGTAGCAGAAGATGGATCATCCTTCAAATCAATTTCAAAGCTGGCCCTTGATTTGAAGATTCTCTGA